One region of Streptomyces rishiriensis genomic DNA includes:
- a CDS encoding DUF4365 domain-containing protein: MAIAQPERGGLLPEREGLQRGTLATTACMETLQVGYLHAVAAAAGCSLSQPFPDNGIDWHVSHSAPGHTVDDEITIKVQLKATYQVRPDPPGRFFSFTLDNDHLRKLARTPVSVHKILVVMLVPRSQDQWLRAGHDCLELRHCCYWVNLAGHPITGRTRTTVRIPTTRIFDDRALCEIMTRAGTGGRP, translated from the coding sequence ATGGCGATAGCGCAGCCCGAGCGGGGCGGGCTGCTGCCCGAACGCGAGGGCCTCCAACGCGGCACGCTCGCCACCACCGCCTGCATGGAGACACTCCAGGTGGGCTATCTGCACGCCGTCGCGGCGGCGGCGGGATGCTCGCTGTCCCAGCCGTTCCCGGACAACGGCATCGACTGGCACGTCAGCCACAGCGCGCCCGGGCACACCGTCGACGACGAGATCACCATCAAGGTGCAGCTCAAGGCGACCTACCAGGTCCGGCCCGACCCGCCCGGCCGCTTCTTCTCCTTCACGCTCGACAACGACCACCTGCGCAAGCTCGCCCGCACCCCGGTGTCGGTGCACAAGATCCTCGTCGTGATGCTCGTCCCGCGGTCCCAGGACCAGTGGCTGCGCGCCGGCCACGACTGCCTCGAACTGCGGCACTGCTGCTACTGGGTCAATCTCGCCGGCCACCCGATCACCGGCCGGACCCGGACCACCGTGCGGATACCCACCACACGCATCTTCGACGACCGGGCGCTGTGCGAGATCATGACGCGGGCCGGGACGGGAGGCAGACCGTGA
- a CDS encoding 3'-5' exonuclease: MTYWYEGPLAAFDTETTGVDVETDRIVSAALVVQDAPGGRPRVSRWLVNPGVPVPAGATEVHGLTEDHLQRNGRWPAPVMFEIAELLAEQTAAGRPLVVMNAPFDLTLLDRELRRHRASALDDWLGAAPLRVLDPRVLDKHLDRYRKGRRTLTDLCAHYGVTLDDAHDAAADALAALEVVRALGRRFAARLERLSPAELHMLQTTWHAAQARGLQAWFARSGTPETVDTSWPLRPELPAAA, from the coding sequence ATGACGTACTGGTACGAGGGGCCACTGGCCGCCTTTGACACGGAGACGACGGGTGTCGACGTGGAGACCGACCGGATCGTGTCGGCCGCCCTCGTCGTCCAGGACGCGCCGGGAGGCCGGCCGAGGGTGAGCCGCTGGCTGGTGAACCCGGGCGTGCCGGTGCCGGCCGGGGCGACCGAGGTGCACGGGCTGACGGAGGATCACCTCCAGCGCAACGGCCGCTGGCCGGCGCCGGTGATGTTCGAGATAGCCGAGCTGCTCGCCGAGCAGACCGCCGCCGGGCGCCCGTTGGTGGTGATGAACGCGCCGTTCGACCTGACCCTGCTCGACCGTGAGCTGCGCAGGCACCGGGCCTCGGCGCTGGACGACTGGCTGGGCGCGGCGCCGTTGCGGGTGCTGGACCCGCGGGTCCTCGACAAGCATCTGGACCGCTACCGCAAGGGCCGGCGCACCCTCACCGACCTGTGCGCCCACTACGGCGTGACGCTGGACGACGCGCACGACGCGGCGGCGGACGCGCTGGCCGCTCTGGAGGTCGTCCGGGCGCTGGGCCGGCGGTTCGCGGCCCGCCTGGAGCGCCTGTCCCCCGCCGAGCTGCACATGCTCCAGACGACCTGGCACGCGGCCCAGGCGCGAGGGCTCCAGGCGTGGTTCGCGCGCAGCGGCACACCGGAGACGGTGGACACGTCCTGGCCGCTGCGCCCGGAGCTGCCGGCGGCGGCCTGA
- a CDS encoding SRPBCC family protein: MDWTRYRFRSLWALPAPPARVYDALERVEDYPRWWRQVREVHRIDGATGVIRIRSFLPYDMTFTAREVRRDAAAGVLEVAMTGDIDGWARWTVTADGSGALARYDQVVRVDKPLLRRLAVPGRPVFRLNHRLMMRAGRRGLAAHLEAV; encoded by the coding sequence ATGGACTGGACCCGATACCGCTTCCGCAGCCTGTGGGCGCTGCCCGCGCCGCCCGCCCGCGTGTACGACGCGCTGGAGCGGGTCGAGGACTACCCGCGATGGTGGCGCCAGGTGCGCGAGGTGCACCGGATCGACGGCGCGACCGGCGTCATCCGCATCCGCTCGTTCCTCCCGTACGACATGACGTTCACCGCCCGTGAGGTGCGGCGCGACGCGGCGGCCGGGGTCCTGGAGGTCGCCATGACGGGCGACATCGACGGCTGGGCGCGCTGGACGGTCACCGCCGACGGCTCCGGCGCCCTCGCCCGCTACGACCAGGTGGTCCGGGTCGACAAGCCGCTGCTGCGGCGGCTCGCCGTCCCCGGCCGGCCGGTGTTCCGCCTCAACCACCGGCTGATGATGCGGGCCGGACGGCGCGGCCTGGCCGCCCACCTCGAAGCGGTTTGA